The Pseudophaeobacter arcticus DSM 23566 genome includes a region encoding these proteins:
- a CDS encoding CHASE3 domain-containing protein: MSAALFPLVLIAAVGGLAVYDLKRMEETSQKVEHSRHILDQVASLTAAAFEMESGLRGYLLAGQERYLQPYENGSAETFAAFEELFVIVSDEPKMVERLTQAENTLRSWQTEVAEQAIELRREIGDAMTMNDMAAEVKTAKGSVFIDAFRSEIEQFIEDEEVRLTDRRQAFVTLVKSGIASPDFVNISLAAVEQAHGTISKAKDLLAIAVGMESGMRGYLLAGDDALLVPYNTGVEAFDRLISSLTEETSENLMQEIRITKMAKTLADWREQVVEPLLKLRRDIGDAKTMDDMADFVGAGRGAAYFAEFSEIMSSFEAGELTTMRARQAENAEMSAQTQTMIPVAIVVAILLGGTFALMLGSSLARAVNRITVSMKGLAEGDNRVEIQGQDRGDEVGQMARALDVFRDALVEMQALEKKKAEGRDAELNRVVENLSAELSQLSKGNLLVQIEEKFPEDYEKLRRDFNMTVSNLKGIVGQVMETSSSIGNGAVEISQASTDLSHRTESQAATLEQTAAALDELTSSVKSAAEGAKAVEQTMEEARIEAENSDVVVQKAVAAMTEIENSSESISQIISVIDDIAFQTNLLALNAGVEAARAGEAGRGFAVVASEVRALAQRSSGAAMEIKTLIEDSGKQVGRGVDLVGQAGRALQNIVEQVSRISKQVSGIAEGAVEQSTGLNEINSGMMQLDQVTQQNAAMVEEATAASLLLKTDAGKLAELMGNFEISHQSQSLSRGAVRVVDTTVSASGAAADFAREDSWEGVVKAAPPMAATGTDDARGWEDF; encoded by the coding sequence ATGTCTGCGGCATTGTTTCCTTTGGTTCTCATTGCCGCAGTCGGCGGACTGGCGGTCTATGATCTGAAACGGATGGAAGAGACCTCTCAAAAGGTCGAACATTCGCGGCATATTCTGGATCAGGTTGCGTCGCTCACTGCGGCGGCGTTTGAAATGGAGTCAGGCCTGCGCGGCTATCTCTTGGCGGGGCAGGAGCGGTATCTGCAGCCCTATGAAAACGGATCGGCTGAAACCTTCGCTGCCTTTGAAGAACTGTTTGTGATCGTCAGCGATGAGCCCAAGATGGTGGAGCGTTTAACCCAGGCAGAAAACACTCTGCGCTCCTGGCAGACAGAGGTTGCCGAGCAAGCAATTGAACTGCGCCGTGAAATTGGTGACGCAATGACCATGAATGACATGGCGGCAGAGGTCAAAACGGCCAAAGGATCAGTGTTTATCGACGCCTTTCGCTCGGAAATCGAACAATTCATCGAAGATGAAGAGGTCCGGCTGACGGATCGTCGTCAGGCGTTTGTCACCCTGGTGAAATCCGGCATTGCCAGTCCGGACTTTGTAAACATTTCGCTGGCCGCCGTGGAACAAGCCCACGGGACCATCAGCAAAGCCAAAGATCTACTGGCGATTGCTGTTGGCATGGAATCCGGCATGCGCGGCTATCTTCTGGCCGGCGATGACGCGCTTTTGGTGCCTTACAACACAGGGGTTGAGGCCTTTGATCGCCTGATCAGCAGCCTGACAGAGGAAACCAGCGAGAACCTGATGCAGGAGATCCGTATCACTAAAATGGCCAAGACGCTTGCGGATTGGCGTGAACAGGTGGTTGAGCCGCTGCTAAAGCTGCGTCGCGACATTGGTGACGCCAAAACCATGGATGATATGGCTGATTTTGTTGGCGCCGGACGCGGGGCTGCCTATTTTGCGGAATTCTCCGAAATCATGTCCTCTTTTGAGGCGGGGGAGCTCACCACGATGCGGGCGCGCCAGGCGGAAAACGCCGAAATGTCAGCGCAGACCCAAACCATGATTCCTGTGGCAATTGTTGTGGCCATCCTTCTGGGCGGCACCTTTGCCTTGATGCTGGGCAGCAGCCTGGCCCGCGCGGTCAACCGGATCACGGTCTCGATGAAGGGACTGGCTGAGGGGGACAACAGGGTTGAAATTCAGGGTCAGGATCGTGGCGATGAAGTTGGGCAGATGGCGAGGGCGCTGGACGTATTCCGGGATGCTCTGGTCGAAATGCAGGCCCTGGAGAAGAAAAAGGCCGAAGGTCGTGATGCCGAGCTGAACCGGGTGGTAGAGAATTTGAGCGCGGAGCTGTCGCAGCTGTCAAAAGGCAATCTTCTGGTGCAGATCGAAGAGAAATTCCCCGAGGATTACGAAAAACTGCGCCGCGATTTCAACATGACCGTCAGCAATCTAAAAGGGATTGTTGGTCAGGTTATGGAGACCTCCAGCAGTATCGGCAATGGCGCGGTTGAAATCAGCCAGGCCTCGACGGATCTGTCCCACCGCACCGAGAGCCAGGCGGCAACCCTGGAACAAACGGCTGCTGCATTGGACGAGCTGACGAGTTCGGTGAAATCTGCTGCCGAAGGGGCAAAGGCCGTCGAGCAAACGATGGAAGAGGCCCGTATCGAGGCTGAGAACAGCGATGTTGTGGTGCAAAAAGCGGTTGCCGCGATGACCGAAATCGAAAACTCATCCGAGAGCATTTCCCAGATCATTTCGGTAATTGATGATATTGCCTTTCAAACCAATCTATTGGCACTGAATGCCGGGGTAGAAGCCGCCCGTGCAGGAGAGGCCGGACGGGGGTTTGCGGTGGTGGCGAGCGAAGTTCGCGCCCTGGCGCAGCGCTCCTCGGGGGCGGCGATGGAGATCAAAACGCTGATTGAAGACAGCGGCAAACAGGTTGGTCGCGGTGTGGATCTGGTGGGTCAGGCAGGCCGGGCGTTGCAAAATATCGTGGAACAGGTGAGCCGGATCTCGAAACAGGTTTCTGGAATTGCCGAAGGCGCGGTCGAGCAATCGACAGGTCTCAACGAGATCAATTCAGGCATGATGCAACTTGATCAGGTGACGCAGCAAAATGCCGCCATGGTGGAAGAGGCCACAGCGGCCAGTCTGCTGCTAAAAACCGATGCCGGAAAGCTGGCTGAACTGATGGGGAACTTTGAGATTTCACATCAGTCCCAGTCGCTTTCGCGGGGGGCGGTCAGGGTTGTTGATACGACCGTTTCCGCTTCGGGTGCCGCGGCGGATTTTGCGCGTGAAGACAGCTGGGAGGGTGTCGTGAAGGCTGCGCCGCCGATGGCTGCCACCGGGACTGACGACGCCCGGGGCTGGGAAGACTTCTAA
- the rplI gene encoding 50S ribosomal protein L9, which produces MQVILLERVAKLGQMGDVVDVKSGYARNFLLPQAKAKVASEANLAAFEAQKAQLEARNLETKAEAAALAEKLDGQQFVVIRSASDSGSLYGSVTPRDAAEAATEAGFSVDKKQVALIDPIKDLGLHTLVVKLHPEVEAQIKLNVARSAEEAELQASGKSIQELAAEEEAAAEFEIAELFDDIGSAASDDDDDQGDAPAAASDEEPAA; this is translated from the coding sequence ATGCAAGTTATCCTTCTTGAACGTGTGGCCAAGCTGGGCCAGATGGGCGACGTCGTAGACGTTAAGTCCGGATATGCCCGCAACTTCCTGCTGCCCCAGGCGAAAGCCAAGGTCGCATCGGAAGCCAACCTGGCCGCCTTTGAAGCCCAGAAAGCGCAGCTGGAAGCACGCAATCTGGAAACCAAAGCCGAAGCCGCCGCCCTGGCTGAAAAGCTGGACGGTCAGCAGTTCGTCGTGATTCGCTCTGCTTCGGATTCTGGTTCGCTTTACGGTTCCGTCACCCCGCGTGATGCCGCCGAAGCCGCCACCGAAGCCGGGTTCTCGGTCGACAAAAAGCAGGTTGCTCTGATCGATCCGATCAAAGACCTCGGCCTGCACACCCTTGTGGTCAAACTGCACCCAGAAGTCGAAGCTCAGATCAAGCTGAACGTAGCCCGTTCCGCCGAAGAAGCTGAGCTGCAGGCCTCTGGCAAATCGATCCAGGAGCTCGCTGCCGAAGAGGAAGCCGCTGCTGAATTCGAAATCGCAGAACTGTTCGACGATATCGGCTCTGCCGCATCCGACGACGACGACGACCAGGGCGACGCCCCCGCAGCTGCTTCTGACGAAGAGCCTGCTGCCTGA
- a CDS encoding lytic transglycosylase domain-containing protein — MTLKISGKTLVLLMSLVAPLATTACSQDKQGGAETQVTPPLYPNETPQLRQSINHWADHYEVPRALVHRLAIRESTHQPEAINRPYYGLMQILPATARSMGFSGTPQDLLDADTNLEFAVKYLRGAWLLSDGNFDTAVKHYSRGYYYEAKRRGMLKETGLVH, encoded by the coding sequence ATGACATTAAAAATCAGCGGCAAGACCTTGGTTCTTTTGATGTCCTTGGTTGCCCCGCTGGCAACCACAGCCTGCAGCCAGGACAAACAGGGCGGCGCAGAAACCCAGGTCACCCCGCCCCTTTACCCCAATGAAACACCGCAACTGCGGCAAAGCATCAACCATTGGGCAGACCACTATGAGGTCCCGCGCGCCCTGGTGCATCGTTTGGCAATCCGCGAAAGCACCCACCAACCAGAAGCCATCAACCGCCCCTACTATGGCCTGATGCAGATCCTGCCGGCCACTGCACGTTCCATGGGGTTTTCCGGTACACCGCAGGACTTGCTGGATGCGGATACAAACCTTGAATTTGCGGTAAAATACCTGCGCGGCGCCTGGCTCTTGTCGGACGGTAATTTTGATACCGCAGTCAAACATTATTCGCGTGGCTATTATTACGAGGCCAAGCGGCGCGGCATGTTGAAAGAGACCGGCCTGGTGCACTAG
- the tig gene encoding trigger factor, whose product MQVTETLNEGLKRGYAITVTAAELDAKVNEKLAEAQPEIEMKGFRKGKVPMALLKKQFGQRMIGEAMQESIDGAMNEHFEKSGDRPAMQPDVKMTNEDWKEGDDVSVDMSYEALPEIPEVDLSGVTLEKLVVKAEDEAVTEALENLAENAKEFEARDEAAVSEDGDQVVIDFLGKVDGEAFEGGAADDYPLVLGSNSFIPGFEEQLVGVKAGDEKDVSVTFPEEYQAEHLAGKEAVFSCTIKEVKAPKAAEINDEMAKKFGAEDLEALKGQIRERLEAEYAGAARAVMKRATLDKLDELVSFDLPPSLVEAEAKQISHQLWHEDHPEVEGHDHGDIETTEEHTALAERRVRLGLLLAELGQKAEVEVTDAEMTQAIMAQARQYPGQERQFFEFIQQNAQMQQQLRAPLFEDKVIDHLFDKATVAEKEVSKEDLQKAVEALEEE is encoded by the coding sequence ATGCAGGTCACCGAGACGCTGAACGAAGGTCTGAAACGCGGCTACGCCATCACGGTCACGGCGGCCGAACTGGACGCCAAGGTCAATGAAAAATTGGCCGAAGCGCAGCCGGAAATCGAAATGAAAGGTTTCCGCAAAGGCAAGGTGCCTATGGCGCTGCTGAAAAAGCAGTTTGGCCAGCGCATGATTGGCGAAGCGATGCAGGAATCCATCGATGGTGCCATGAATGAGCACTTTGAAAAATCCGGTGACCGTCCTGCCATGCAGCCCGACGTCAAGATGACCAATGAAGATTGGAAAGAGGGCGACGACGTCAGCGTTGATATGTCCTATGAGGCGCTGCCAGAAATTCCTGAGGTCGACCTGTCTGGTGTGACCCTTGAGAAGCTGGTTGTGAAAGCCGAAGACGAAGCTGTCACCGAAGCGCTGGAAAACCTGGCTGAAAACGCCAAGGAATTTGAAGCTCGTGACGAAGCGGCTGTCTCTGAAGATGGCGATCAGGTTGTTATCGACTTCCTGGGCAAGGTTGACGGCGAAGCCTTTGAGGGCGGCGCAGCTGACGATTACCCATTGGTTCTGGGCTCCAACTCTTTCATCCCCGGCTTCGAAGAGCAGCTGGTTGGCGTGAAGGCCGGCGACGAAAAAGACGTCTCCGTGACCTTCCCAGAAGAGTACCAGGCCGAACACCTGGCTGGCAAAGAAGCTGTGTTCTCTTGCACCATCAAAGAGGTCAAGGCGCCAAAAGCTGCCGAGATCAACGACGAGATGGCCAAGAAATTTGGCGCCGAAGATCTGGAGGCTCTGAAGGGTCAGATCCGCGAACGTCTCGAAGCCGAATATGCCGGTGCAGCCCGCGCCGTGATGAAACGTGCCACCCTGGACAAGCTGGACGAGCTGGTCTCCTTTGATCTGCCCCCATCGCTGGTCGAAGCCGAAGCCAAGCAGATTTCACATCAGCTGTGGCACGAGGATCACCCTGAGGTCGAAGGTCACGATCACGGCGATATCGAGACAACCGAAGAGCACACCGCTCTGGCTGAGCGCCGCGTTCGCCTGGGCCTGCTGCTGGCAGAACTGGGACAGAAAGCCGAAGTCGAAGTGACCGATGCTGAAATGACCCAGGCCATCATGGCTCAGGCGCGTCAGTACCCAGGTCAAGAGCGCCAGTTCTTTGAATTCATTCAGCAGAACGCTCAGATGCAGCAGCAGTTGCGTGCGCCTTTGTTTGAAGACAAAGTCATCGACCACCTGTTTGACAAGGCCACCGTCGCTGAGAAAGAAGTCTCCAAAGAGGACCTTCAAAAAGCTGTCGAGGCTCTGGAAGAAGAATAA
- the fabD gene encoding ACP S-malonyltransferase, whose product MTIAFVFPGQGAQAIGMGQALAETYPAAKAVFDEVDAALGEHLSKLIWEGDIETLTLTQNAQPALMATSLAAMRALEAEGVAIDQAGFVAGHSLGEYSALAAAGAISIADTARLLRTRGEAMQSAVPVGVGAMAALLGLDFATVKEVAAEAAAEGEVVQAANDNDPTQVVVSGHKAAVERAAEIAKARGAKRAVMLPVSAPFHCALMQPAADVMAEALAAVEIKAPAVPLIANVRADVVSDPAEIRQLLVEQVTGSVRWRESVQVMAAQGVTEFWEIGSGKALSGMIRKIDRSLTCRQFGTPEAVAAVKEA is encoded by the coding sequence ATGACGATCGCATTTGTATTTCCGGGGCAGGGCGCCCAGGCCATTGGAATGGGCCAGGCATTGGCAGAAACTTATCCGGCCGCGAAGGCTGTTTTTGATGAGGTCGACGCGGCTTTGGGGGAACACCTCAGCAAATTGATCTGGGAGGGCGATATCGAAACCCTGACCCTGACCCAGAACGCCCAACCCGCCCTGATGGCGACCTCCTTGGCGGCGATGCGTGCGCTGGAGGCCGAGGGCGTTGCGATTGACCAGGCTGGTTTTGTTGCCGGCCATTCGCTGGGGGAATATTCGGCGCTGGCTGCTGCCGGGGCAATTTCCATCGCAGATACCGCGCGCCTGCTGCGCACCCGGGGCGAAGCGATGCAAAGCGCCGTGCCGGTTGGTGTGGGCGCCATGGCTGCGCTGTTGGGGCTAGATTTCGCCACTGTAAAAGAGGTCGCAGCCGAAGCGGCGGCTGAGGGCGAAGTGGTCCAGGCTGCCAATGACAACGACCCCACCCAGGTGGTTGTCTCCGGTCACAAGGCCGCCGTTGAACGGGCCGCAGAAATCGCCAAGGCCCGTGGGGCCAAACGGGCGGTGATGCTGCCGGTCTCGGCACCTTTCCACTGTGCGCTGATGCAGCCCGCCGCAGATGTCATGGCCGAGGCCCTGGCCGCGGTTGAGATCAAAGCCCCCGCCGTGCCGCTGATTGCCAATGTGCGCGCCGACGTGGTGAGCGACCCGGCTGAAATCCGCCAGCTTTTGGTTGAACAGGTTACCGGTTCGGTGCGCTGGCGTGAAAGCGTCCAGGTCATGGCGGCGCAGGGCGTCACGGAGTTCTGGGAAATTGGATCCGGCAAGGCTCTGTCGGGCATGATCCGCAAGATCGACCGCAGCCTGACCTGCCGTCAGTTTGGCACCCCCGAGGCGGTTGCAGCCGTCAAAGAGGCCTGA
- a CDS encoding cytochrome b/b6 domain-containing protein → MPAQNTTSSYGSVTKGFHWLSALLLISAFLLGLIANDLAHEIQSPGFDGSDATLSRAVLLFSIHKTIGVAAFFTGLGRILWALSQPKPGLLHPENKPEALAAEVVHWLLYGAMVATPLTGWIHHAASTGFAPIWWPFGQELPFVTKSDATAALFGTLHWVSTQTLMVTFGLHVAGALKHAVVDRDATLRRMLPKSGDLPTPPAQKHSPVPAGLALVVWAAVLTGGVMMAQDTQDNNQSATATGNAATRPAGNWAVQEGSLGLTVQQMGSGVSGSFATWQADITFDDPDAPGPAGQVAVEIDIASLTLGSVTDQAMGADYFDSATYPKARFEAQLEKLETGYQAVGELTIRDKTQPLTLPFTLQINGDTAQMQGQAVVNRLDFDIGAGTQDEGTLGFEVVLDVSLTAQKTK, encoded by the coding sequence GTGCCAGCCCAAAACACCACCTCCAGCTACGGCAGCGTCACCAAAGGCTTTCATTGGCTCTCTGCCCTCCTGCTGATCTCCGCCTTTCTGCTTGGCCTGATCGCCAACGATCTGGCCCATGAGATTCAAAGCCCGGGGTTTGATGGATCCGACGCGACCCTGTCCCGCGCCGTGCTGCTGTTCTCGATCCACAAAACCATCGGCGTTGCCGCCTTCTTTACCGGGTTGGGCCGCATTCTGTGGGCCCTCTCCCAGCCCAAGCCGGGGCTGTTGCATCCGGAAAACAAACCCGAAGCCCTGGCAGCAGAAGTGGTTCACTGGCTGCTTTACGGGGCCATGGTGGCGACGCCATTGACGGGCTGGATCCACCATGCCGCCAGCACCGGCTTTGCCCCGATCTGGTGGCCCTTTGGCCAGGAGTTGCCCTTTGTGACAAAATCCGACGCCACCGCAGCACTGTTTGGCACGCTGCACTGGGTCTCGACCCAGACGCTGATGGTCACCTTTGGACTACATGTCGCCGGAGCATTGAAACATGCGGTGGTCGACCGCGACGCCACCCTGCGCCGCATGTTGCCCAAATCCGGTGATCTGCCAACACCCCCCGCACAAAAGCACAGCCCGGTTCCAGCCGGTCTTGCGCTGGTTGTCTGGGCGGCAGTGCTGACCGGCGGTGTCATGATGGCGCAAGATACACAGGACAACAACCAAAGCGCCACCGCCACAGGGAACGCCGCAACACGGCCCGCCGGGAACTGGGCGGTACAAGAAGGCAGCCTTGGCCTGACCGTCCAACAGATGGGCAGCGGCGTCAGCGGTTCCTTTGCCACCTGGCAGGCCGATATCACCTTTGACGACCCAGATGCGCCGGGCCCCGCGGGTCAGGTCGCGGTCGAGATCGACATTGCCTCACTCACCCTTGGGAGCGTCACAGATCAAGCCATGGGGGCGGATTATTTTGACAGCGCCACCTACCCAAAGGCCCGGTTCGAGGCGCAGTTGGAAAAGCTGGAGACCGGATACCAAGCGGTCGGAGAGCTGACCATCCGCGACAAGACCCAGCCTCTTACCCTGCCCTTTACCCTGCAAATCAATGGCGACACTGCGCAGATGCAGGGCCAGGCGGTGGTGAACCGGCTTGATTTTGACATCGGTGCGGGCACCCAGGACGAGGGCACCCTGGGCTTTGAGGTTGTCCTGGATGTTTCCCTGACCGCTCAAAAGACCAAATAA
- a CDS encoding YceI family protein translates to MKKILAAVALVGLSTTAALAAPEKYVLDSSHSQIVFSYNHLGFSTGSGMFSGFEGEIMFDQEAPANSSVSVSMPLSSMLTGWQARFDHFMSADFFGAKGDEQITFTSTNIEVTGDTAAKITGDLTLNGVTKSVVLDATLNQAGDHPMAGKPWAGFDATTTLVRSDFGLEKFAPYVSDEVAVAISVEAMKAE, encoded by the coding sequence ATGAAAAAGATCCTTGCCGCTGTAGCACTTGTCGGCCTGAGCACCACCGCAGCCCTTGCTGCCCCCGAAAAATATGTGCTGGACTCCAGCCACAGCCAGATTGTGTTCAGCTACAACCACCTCGGGTTCTCCACCGGTAGTGGGATGTTCTCGGGCTTTGAAGGCGAGATCATGTTTGATCAGGAAGCCCCTGCAAACTCCAGCGTTTCCGTTTCCATGCCGCTGAGCTCGATGCTGACCGGCTGGCAGGCGCGGTTTGATCACTTCATGTCCGCTGATTTCTTTGGCGCCAAAGGGGACGAGCAGATTACCTTCACCTCCACCAATATCGAGGTGACAGGGGATACCGCTGCCAAGATCACCGGCGACCTGACCCTGAATGGCGTGACCAAATCCGTGGTTCTGGACGCAACTCTGAACCAGGCTGGCGATCATCCGATGGCGGGTAAGCCCTGGGCTGGTTTTGATGCAACCACCACGCTGGTGCGGTCTGACTTTGGCCTCGAAAAATTCGCGCCATATGTCAGCGATGAGGTGGCTGTGGCGATCTCTGTTGAAGCGATGAAGGCCGAGTAA
- a CDS encoding bifunctional 2',3'-cyclic-nucleotide 2'-phosphodiesterase/3'-nucleotidase: MPISLDRRSFLAGSAGLIALHPFSLQAASNQVHLRLMETTDLHVHVFPYDYYADKPRDTVGLARTASIVNDIRAEATNALLLDNGDFLQGNPMGDYIAYERGMREGDLHPVIDAMNTVGFDASTLGNHEFNYGLDFLMKSLAGAQFPVVCANIAKETGVGPRDDKTLLPPYVLIDRELTDGAGAKHPIKIGLIGFVPPQVMNWDRRHLEGNVQARDILQTARAYVPEMKEKGADIIIALSHSGIGEAREQEGMENASLVLAGVDGIDAIMTGHSHLVFPSSKYDGLDGIDVAKGTLQGKPATMGGYWGSHLGLIDLMLERDAGGWRVVGHAAEARPISKRNEDRSITALVESDAKVLASVAQQHEETLAYVRRAVGKTDAPLHSYFALVADDPSVQIVSIAQSWYIAQMLQGTKYEGLPILSAAAPFKAGGRGGPEYFTDVPKGDVAIKNVSDLYLYPNTARAVLVSGVQVKDWLERSAGMFNQVEPGKADQLLLNPDFPSYNFDVMDGVRYQIDLSQPSKFSSTGVLENPEANRIVNLTFNGAPIDPEAQFIVATNNYRASGGGDFPGAKGDSIVFEGPDTNRDVIVRYIVEKGTISPRADANWSFAPLPGTSVLFDTGPKASDYAGDVEGVAISAAGEGPDGFARFRIDL, encoded by the coding sequence ATGCCGATCTCACTTGACCGCCGGTCTTTTCTCGCTGGCAGCGCCGGCCTCATCGCGCTGCATCCGTTTTCTCTTCAGGCCGCCTCAAACCAGGTGCATCTGCGACTGATGGAAACCACCGACCTGCATGTGCATGTCTTTCCCTATGATTACTATGCAGACAAACCCCGCGACACGGTGGGGCTTGCCCGCACTGCCTCAATTGTGAATGACATCCGGGCCGAGGCCACCAATGCGCTGCTGCTGGACAATGGTGATTTTTTGCAGGGCAACCCAATGGGGGACTACATCGCCTATGAGCGCGGAATGCGCGAAGGCGATCTGCATCCGGTGATTGACGCGATGAATACTGTGGGCTTTGATGCCTCGACACTGGGCAACCACGAGTTCAACTACGGTCTTGATTTCCTGATGAAATCCCTTGCCGGGGCACAGTTCCCGGTGGTCTGCGCCAATATCGCCAAAGAGACCGGCGTCGGCCCACGTGACGACAAGACCCTGCTGCCCCCCTATGTGCTGATAGATCGCGAGCTGACCGATGGCGCAGGCGCAAAACATCCGATCAAAATTGGCCTCATCGGCTTTGTCCCGCCGCAGGTGATGAACTGGGATCGTCGTCATCTGGAGGGCAATGTCCAGGCCCGTGACATCCTGCAGACCGCCCGTGCCTATGTGCCGGAAATGAAGGAGAAAGGCGCGGATATCATCATCGCGCTCTCTCATTCCGGCATTGGCGAAGCGCGTGAGCAGGAGGGGATGGAAAATGCCTCACTGGTGCTGGCTGGTGTGGACGGAATTGACGCAATCATGACCGGGCATAGCCATCTGGTGTTCCCCTCCTCCAAATATGACGGGCTTGATGGCATCGACGTGGCCAAGGGCACCCTGCAGGGCAAACCCGCCACCATGGGCGGCTATTGGGGCAGCCATCTGGGCCTGATTGATCTGATGCTGGAACGCGACGCAGGCGGCTGGCGCGTCGTCGGCCATGCCGCAGAAGCCCGCCCCATTTCCAAACGCAACGAGGACCGATCAATCACCGCACTGGTGGAAAGCGATGCAAAGGTGCTGGCCTCTGTCGCCCAGCAGCACGAGGAAACCCTGGCCTATGTGCGCCGCGCGGTGGGCAAAACCGATGCGCCGCTGCATAGCTATTTTGCCCTGGTTGCCGATGATCCTTCGGTGCAGATCGTATCCATCGCCCAGAGCTGGTACATCGCCCAGATGCTGCAGGGCACCAAATACGAAGGCCTGCCAATCCTGTCAGCTGCAGCGCCGTTCAAGGCCGGTGGCCGTGGCGGCCCTGAGTATTTCACCGATGTGCCAAAGGGCGATGTGGCGATCAAGAATGTCTCGGATCTATATCTCTACCCCAATACCGCCCGCGCGGTTCTGGTCAGTGGGGTTCAGGTCAAGGACTGGCTGGAGCGTTCAGCGGGCATGTTCAATCAGGTAGAGCCGGGCAAGGCAGACCAGCTGCTGCTCAACCCTGATTTCCCAAGCTACAATTTTGATGTGATGGACGGGGTGCGCTATCAGATCGACCTGAGCCAGCCGTCAAAATTCAGCAGCACCGGCGTTCTGGAGAACCCCGAGGCCAATCGCATCGTCAACCTGACCTTCAACGGCGCGCCAATCGACCCGGAGGCCCAGTTTATCGTTGCCACCAATAACTACCGCGCCTCAGGCGGTGGGGACTTCCCCGGTGCAAAAGGGGATTCTATCGTCTTTGAAGGGCCAGACACCAACCGCGACGTCATTGTGCGCTACATCGTCGAAAAAGGCACCATCAGCCCCCGCGCCGATGCCAACTGGAGCTTTGCGCCCCTGCCCGGCACCAGTGTTCTGTTTGATACCGGTCCCAAGGCAAGCGACTACGCCGGGGATGTCGAGGGCGTCGCCATCTCAGCCGCAGGCGAAGGCCCCGACGGCTTTGCCCGCTTCCGCATCGACCTCTGA
- the rpsF gene encoding 30S ribosomal protein S6 — MPLYEHVMIARQDLSNSQAEGLVEHFGAVLADNDGKLVDSEYWGVKTMAYKINKNRKGHYAFLRTDAPAAAVQEMERLMRLHDDVMRVLTIKVDEHAEGPSVQMQKRDERDTRRERR, encoded by the coding sequence ATGCCCCTCTATGAGCATGTTATGATTGCGCGTCAGGATCTGTCCAACTCGCAAGCTGAAGGTCTCGTCGAACATTTTGGTGCCGTATTGGCTGACAACGATGGTAAACTCGTTGACAGTGAATACTGGGGCGTCAAAACGATGGCCTACAAGATCAACAAAAACCGCAAGGGCCACTATGCCTTCCTGCGCACCGATGCACCTGCAGCGGCTGTTCAGGAAATGGAACGCCTGATGCGCCTGCATGATGACGTGATGCGCGTTCTGACCATCAAGGTCGACGAGCACGCCGAAGGGCCTTCGGTCCAGATGCAGAAACGTGACGAACGCGACACCCGTCGCGAGCGCCGCTGA
- the rpsR gene encoding 30S ribosomal protein S18, whose product MAAKPFFRRRKVCPFSGDNAPKIDYKDTRLLQRYISERGKIVPSRITAVSAKKQRELARAIKRARFLALLPYAVK is encoded by the coding sequence ATGGCAGCCAAACCATTTTTCCGCCGTCGTAAAGTCTGCCCCTTCTCGGGCGACAACGCGCCAAAGATCGACTACAAAGACACTCGTCTTCTGCAGCGCTACATCTCTGAGCGTGGCAAGATCGTACCTTCGCGTATCACCGCCGTTTCGGCAAAGAAGCAGCGTGAACTGGCCCGTGCTATCAAGCGCGCCCGCTTCCTCGCCCTGCTGCCCTATGCTGTTAAGTAA